One part of the Tunicatimonas pelagia genome encodes these proteins:
- a CDS encoding helix-turn-helix transcriptional regulator, which yields MNPRNSSPLYRTVPANQHGQLLFELAHRRRRSEDVPGTCYLIYLDHNPEAGAEKIGIAVLLRNQPSVDSYATHAKEPAFFCWKNGEFGQLQPCPQLGYRFQVENHLNDPVSRSLGAQLRQTLDHTASVFSQVSYIDSLLGALIHHLRGLQDWFLTHTPDPEHKMTPRQVSNVKQYIREHLDQSIPIITLAELVGLSEGYFYHAFKHTTGLTPGRYLTLTRIEKAKELLLKTAQPVIQVGMAVGYDNPSHFSRIFKKEVGVSPSKFCQQYTKT from the coding sequence ATGAACCCGCGTAACTCATCGCCCCTCTACCGCACGGTGCCTGCCAATCAGCATGGTCAGCTTCTGTTCGAGCTAGCCCATCGCCGGAGACGATCCGAAGACGTGCCCGGTACTTGCTATCTGATTTATCTGGATCATAACCCGGAAGCTGGGGCGGAGAAGATCGGTATTGCGGTATTGCTTCGGAACCAGCCGTCTGTAGATAGTTACGCTACTCACGCGAAAGAACCCGCTTTTTTTTGCTGGAAAAACGGTGAGTTTGGGCAATTACAACCCTGTCCTCAGCTAGGCTATCGCTTTCAAGTAGAAAACCACCTCAACGATCCGGTCAGCCGTTCGCTAGGAGCGCAGTTACGGCAGACACTCGATCACACCGCTTCTGTTTTCAGTCAAGTCAGTTACATAGATTCCTTACTGGGAGCACTCATCCATCATTTACGCGGCTTGCAGGACTGGTTTCTTACCCATACTCCGGATCCCGAGCACAAGATGACTCCCCGGCAGGTGTCCAACGTGAAGCAGTACATTCGGGAGCACCTTGACCAATCCATCCCTATCATCACGCTGGCCGAACTGGTAGGGCTGAGCGAAGGCTATTTCTACCATGCCTTCAAGCATACCACCGGGCTTACTCCGGGGCGGTACCTCACCTTGACCCGGATCGAGAAAGCCAAAGAACTGCTGCTGAAAACAGCGCAGCCGGTGATACAGGTAGGCATGGCGGTTGGCTACGACAATCCCTCGCACTTCAGCCGGATTTTTAAAAAGGAAGTAGGCGTTTCACCCAGTAAGTTTTGCCAACAATACACCAAAACATGA
- a CDS encoding hydrolase, which translates to MRKQILTITLATLSTVAFAQWDQYNPNPNNDPKLASESLLNPANHTLLLIDHQSQMAFAVESQPIEELRGNLGLVSESAKLYEVPTVITTVAARSFSGPVFPEIREIFPNEEEYIDRSTMNTWEDTRVVKKIEGLGNKRLVIAGLWTEVCVLSPALSAMEDGYEVYVITDASGGVSQEAHDMSIQRMVQAGAKPITSLQYMLEIHRDWARTDTYNEIVRISKKYGGAYGLGIDYAKTWSKWMTGEEASEAGSKAENPRRKNRKSSGR; encoded by the coding sequence ATGAGAAAGCAAATTTTAACCATCACCCTGGCCACTCTCAGTACGGTGGCTTTTGCCCAGTGGGATCAATACAATCCCAACCCGAACAATGACCCTAAGTTAGCCTCTGAGAGTCTGCTCAACCCCGCTAATCACACCTTATTGCTGATTGATCACCAAAGCCAGATGGCTTTTGCCGTAGAGTCGCAGCCTATTGAGGAACTCCGGGGTAACTTAGGCTTAGTAAGCGAGTCGGCCAAGCTCTACGAGGTGCCCACTGTGATTACAACCGTGGCCGCCCGCTCGTTCAGTGGACCGGTGTTCCCCGAAATCCGGGAGATTTTTCCTAACGAAGAGGAGTACATCGACCGCTCCACAATGAACACCTGGGAAGATACCCGTGTGGTGAAGAAGATAGAGGGGCTGGGTAATAAACGTCTGGTGATCGCCGGACTGTGGACCGAGGTCTGTGTACTATCCCCGGCCTTATCGGCTATGGAAGATGGCTACGAGGTGTACGTGATCACCGATGCCAGCGGTGGCGTTTCGCAGGAAGCCCACGATATGTCCATCCAGCGCATGGTGCAGGCAGGAGCCAAACCGATCACCTCGTTGCAATACATGCTGGAGATTCACCGCGACTGGGCCCGGACGGACACTTATAACGAGATCGTTCGCATCTCTAAGAAGTACGGGGGCGCCTACGGCTTGGGCATCGACTACGCCAAAACCTGGAGTAAATGGATGACCGGCGAAGAGGCCAGCGAAGCGGGCTCCAAAGCCGAAAATCCCCGTCGTAAAAATCGCAAAAGTTCTGGTCGGTAG
- a CDS encoding amidohydrolase, with the protein MKNQYSFDPTRRNFLKESLAAGVTGAAMLSPLSNLLAQSADDADMVVRNAKVTTIDPQQPSAEAFAIKDGLFLRVGSNSAVADLVGPNTQVIDAQGHRVIPGLHDSHTHGIREGLHYALELRWDWVDSLEEALAMLAEEVKYTPKGQWIRVVGGFSWEQFREKRMPTLEEINQVAPNHPVYIFYLYAYGMLNKKAVETLNYDNEPIGLYHKGRIEKDKRGRATGIITAAPSGLIMYKTLTKLPTKTKKQEVLGTRHFMNELNALGLTSLSDAGGGGMQYPDAYDVIYDVHQQGLSTVRVGIHTFPQVGGQELADYQRWAKMVKPGDGDDMLRFIGGGENICWAAYDYEIFAQERPLLDSNVREVALPIYKLLAENNWPWRQHITYNESAEILLDMYEEVAKAGDGKLPQGTIIDHGETFSDKTLERIAELGLGIAIQNRICYQAEDFVKQYGAKKLAQTPPIKKMLSMGIPVGGGTDATRVTSYNPWYSIYWLATGKSRGGRQMYGDDNILTRDEALQLWTVGSSWFTGDLGKKGAIQPGQLADFAILNQDVMTVQDSLIPRTHAKLTAVDGKIVHAYDTFQKFAPKALPEVSPDWSPLYRTGDFRRLYLT; encoded by the coding sequence ATGAAGAATCAATATTCTTTTGATCCAACCCGGAGAAACTTCTTAAAGGAATCACTTGCCGCAGGCGTTACTGGAGCAGCCATGTTATCTCCGCTAAGTAACCTACTAGCTCAATCAGCGGACGATGCCGATATGGTCGTTCGCAATGCCAAAGTGACCACTATTGATCCGCAGCAACCATCGGCGGAGGCGTTTGCGATCAAAGATGGTTTGTTTTTGAGAGTCGGCTCCAATAGTGCAGTCGCCGATTTGGTGGGTCCCAATACGCAAGTGATCGATGCCCAAGGCCATCGGGTGATCCCTGGGTTGCACGATTCGCACACGCACGGTATTCGCGAAGGTCTTCATTATGCCTTAGAGCTTCGGTGGGACTGGGTAGACTCTCTTGAAGAAGCTCTGGCGATGCTGGCCGAAGAAGTCAAATATACCCCTAAGGGGCAGTGGATTCGCGTGGTGGGCGGTTTTTCCTGGGAGCAATTCCGCGAAAAACGCATGCCCACGTTGGAAGAGATCAACCAAGTGGCCCCCAATCACCCGGTGTACATTTTCTATCTCTACGCCTACGGGATGCTTAACAAAAAGGCGGTTGAAACGCTCAATTATGATAACGAACCCATCGGTCTTTATCACAAGGGACGCATAGAAAAAGACAAGCGAGGAAGGGCGACAGGGATCATTACCGCCGCTCCCTCCGGGCTGATCATGTACAAAACACTGACCAAGCTACCCACCAAAACCAAAAAGCAAGAGGTGCTGGGCACCCGTCATTTTATGAACGAGCTGAACGCGCTCGGGCTTACTTCCCTATCGGATGCCGGGGGAGGCGGAATGCAATACCCCGATGCCTACGATGTCATCTACGATGTTCATCAACAGGGGCTGTCGACCGTGAGAGTGGGTATCCACACTTTTCCCCAAGTAGGTGGTCAAGAACTAGCCGACTACCAACGCTGGGCCAAGATGGTAAAACCCGGGGATGGGGACGATATGCTCCGGTTCATTGGCGGGGGCGAGAACATCTGTTGGGCTGCTTATGATTATGAGATTTTTGCTCAAGAGCGTCCCCTGTTAGACTCCAACGTGCGGGAAGTGGCTCTGCCGATCTATAAGTTATTGGCCGAGAACAATTGGCCCTGGCGACAACACATCACCTACAACGAGTCGGCGGAGATTCTACTAGATATGTATGAAGAAGTAGCCAAAGCAGGAGACGGAAAGTTACCGCAGGGTACCATAATTGACCACGGAGAAACATTCTCGGACAAAACCCTGGAACGCATTGCTGAACTGGGGCTGGGCATTGCTATCCAAAACCGGATCTGCTACCAGGCCGAAGACTTTGTGAAGCAGTATGGCGCCAAGAAACTGGCCCAGACCCCTCCGATCAAAAAAATGCTGAGCATGGGCATTCCGGTAGGCGGAGGAACCGATGCCACCCGCGTCACTTCCTACAACCCTTGGTATTCTATCTACTGGTTAGCTACCGGAAAGTCACGGGGCGGACGGCAGATGTACGGCGATGATAATATTCTTACCCGAGATGAAGCACTGCAACTTTGGACAGTAGGCTCCTCTTGGTTTACGGGTGATCTGGGAAAGAAAGGAGCGATTCAGCCAGGACAACTGGCTGATTTTGCGATCCTGAACCAGGATGTGATGACCGTCCAGGACTCCCTCATTCCGCGGACCCATGCCAAACTCACCGCCGTAGACGGAAAGATAGTACACGCCTACGATACGTTCCAAAAATTCGCCCCGAAAGCCTTACCCGAGGTTTCCCCCGATTGGTCGCCGTTGTATCGCACCGGTGATTTTAGAAGATTGTATTTAACCTAG
- a CDS encoding amidohydrolase: MKTISKILIIAMTGYASVACQPSVGNTEQEATHRSSVAEVADMIVTNAKVSTMDEANSTADALAVKDGQVLATGSAEEMDAYRGENTQVIDANGRRVVPGLNDSHLHATRGGRFYNTELRWDGVNSLERGLQMIGEQAGRTPDGEWVRVIGGWSPYQFAERRMPTVPELNEAAPETPVFVLFLYSQGFLNAAGVKALGITENTEAPPGSRYEFIEGGAILHAEPNPTILYKTIGQLPGLSDEDQVNSTLHFYRDLNRFGLTSAIDAGGGGHLFPDNYGGSQVLAEDGELPIRISYYLFPQRPGQEHEDFADWTKNYEAGHNDDPSHDHGFELEGGGEFLVWSAGDFENFMAARPELADRGNWAEQLHQVASLLVENDWPLRIHATYGESLGQIMDVFEQINEEQGKFAPRWAIDHAETAREEDLQRIKAMGGGVAIQNRMAFAGEYFVDRYGAEAARNAPPVRRMLELDIPIGVGTDATRVSSYNPWVSLYWLVTGKTVGGTSLFGPENQLSREEALWLYTVGSAWFSQEEGQKGSLEAGQMADFALLSDDYFDVDEEAIKGLESVLTVVGGNVVYGAEEFAKLSPELPSISPDWSPVKYYGGYQTSEELTTRR, translated from the coding sequence ATGAAGACAATTAGCAAAATACTAATCATTGCGATGACAGGTTACGCTAGCGTAGCCTGCCAGCCCTCAGTAGGCAATACGGAACAAGAGGCTACTCATAGGTCGTCGGTGGCTGAAGTGGCCGATATGATTGTGACTAATGCCAAAGTAAGCACTATGGACGAAGCGAATTCTACTGCCGACGCACTGGCAGTGAAAGACGGTCAGGTACTGGCCACGGGCAGTGCGGAGGAGATGGATGCCTATCGCGGCGAAAATACCCAGGTGATTGATGCCAACGGACGGCGCGTAGTACCCGGCCTGAACGACTCTCACCTGCACGCCACCCGCGGGGGACGCTTCTACAACACCGAACTGCGCTGGGACGGGGTGAACTCTTTGGAACGCGGGCTGCAAATGATCGGCGAGCAAGCCGGGCGAACCCCCGACGGGGAGTGGGTGCGGGTCATCGGCGGCTGGTCGCCCTACCAGTTTGCCGAACGCCGGATGCCCACCGTACCCGAACTGAACGAAGCCGCCCCCGAAACGCCGGTCTTTGTGCTGTTCCTGTACTCCCAAGGCTTTCTGAACGCGGCGGGAGTGAAGGCCCTCGGCATCACCGAGAATACTGAAGCCCCGCCCGGCAGCCGCTACGAGTTTATTGAGGGCGGGGCCATCCTGCACGCCGAACCTAACCCGACGATTTTGTACAAAACCATCGGGCAACTGCCCGGCCTGTCGGATGAAGACCAGGTAAACAGCACCCTTCACTTTTATCGCGACCTGAACCGCTTCGGCCTGACCAGCGCCATTGATGCGGGCGGCGGAGGCCACCTGTTTCCCGACAACTACGGCGGTAGTCAGGTGCTGGCTGAAGACGGGGAGCTACCCATCCGGATTAGCTACTACCTCTTTCCTCAACGGCCGGGTCAGGAGCACGAAGACTTTGCCGACTGGACGAAAAACTACGAAGCCGGACACAACGACGACCCCAGCCATGACCACGGCTTTGAACTGGAAGGCGGCGGTGAGTTTCTGGTCTGGAGTGCGGGTGATTTTGAAAACTTCATGGCCGCTCGCCCCGAACTAGCCGACCGGGGTAACTGGGCCGAGCAGTTGCACCAAGTGGCTTCGCTGCTGGTAGAAAACGACTGGCCGCTGCGCATTCACGCTACCTACGGCGAGTCGCTGGGGCAGATTATGGATGTCTTTGAGCAAATTAATGAAGAGCAGGGCAAGTTTGCCCCTCGCTGGGCCATCGACCACGCCGAAACCGCGCGAGAAGAAGACCTCCAGCGTATCAAAGCAATGGGCGGCGGGGTCGCGATTCAGAACCGGATGGCTTTTGCCGGAGAGTACTTTGTAGACCGCTACGGAGCGGAAGCGGCCCGCAACGCTCCGCCCGTGCGGCGCATGTTAGAACTGGACATTCCGATCGGTGTGGGTACCGATGCTACGCGGGTGAGCAGCTACAATCCCTGGGTGTCGCTCTACTGGCTGGTGACCGGCAAAACGGTGGGCGGCACTTCCCTGTTTGGCCCCGAAAACCAACTCTCGCGTGAAGAAGCCCTGTGGCTTTACACCGTCGGCAGTGCCTGGTTTAGCCAGGAGGAAGGCCAGAAGGGAAGCTTGGAAGCCGGACAAATGGCCGACTTTGCCCTGCTCTCGGACGACTACTTCGACGTAGACGAAGAAGCGATCAAGGGGCTGGAGTCAGTACTCACTGTTGTGGGGGGCAATGTGGTGTACGGGGCCGAAGAGTTTGCTAAGCTCTCACCGGAGCTTCCTTCCATCAGTCCCGACTGGTCGCCCGTGAAGTACTACGGAGGTTACCAGACCAGCGAGGAGCTTACTACCCGACGCTAG
- a CDS encoding YceI family protein: protein MEMTEAVKTTWAIDPAHTEIQFKVRHMMLSTVTGSFAAFNGTLETERDDFANADIQFTAYVDSISTGEAQRDTHLKSDDFFAADRYPELRFHSMTFMPQSDNAYQMRGELTIRDQTRPITLAVIYHGTAVDPYGQTKAGFEMTGTISRKDFGLQWNAMTEAGGVVVGDEVRLVMNVQLIRQ, encoded by the coding sequence ATGGAAATGACCGAAGCAGTAAAAACCACGTGGGCCATTGATCCTGCCCACACCGAAATCCAGTTTAAAGTACGGCATATGATGCTCTCAACCGTGACTGGGTCCTTTGCCGCATTCAATGGCACTCTGGAAACCGAACGGGATGACTTTGCTAACGCTGATATTCAATTTACGGCTTACGTTGACAGCATCAGCACCGGCGAAGCCCAGCGCGATACTCATCTGAAGTCTGATGATTTTTTCGCTGCCGATCGCTATCCGGAGTTACGCTTTCACTCAATGACCTTTATGCCCCAGTCTGACAACGCCTACCAGATGAGGGGCGAACTCACCATCCGGGATCAAACCCGACCAATAACGCTGGCGGTTATCTACCACGGCACCGCCGTAGACCCCTACGGACAGACCAAAGCCGGATTTGAAATGACCGGTACGATTAGCCGGAAAGATTTCGGCTTGCAATGGAACGCCATGACCGAGGCCGGAGGGGTTGTGGTCGGAGATGAAGTACGCCTGGTGATGAACGTCCAACTAATCCGGCAATGA
- a CDS encoding DoxX family protein, with amino-acid sequence MKRGWDFFLRPSVPEPVFQGAWLVYRVAIGLAMFGIHGLEKLTDFLGTVAHIPDPFGLGGTISTLIALQANVTGAFGVMLGLFTRLSALLVVGVTLVGLVVVHAHDPWSVKDVPLMYSLAFGLVTVRGGGRYAIDHRLYRWVRSAVRSRNVRQVQEA; translated from the coding sequence ATGAAGCGCGGATGGGATTTTTTCTTGCGTCCTTCGGTGCCAGAGCCGGTGTTTCAGGGAGCTTGGCTGGTCTATCGGGTCGCCATTGGCCTGGCGATGTTTGGTATCCACGGCCTGGAAAAGCTCACGGACTTTTTGGGCACCGTAGCGCACATTCCCGACCCGTTCGGGCTGGGGGGCACCATCAGCACCCTGATCGCGTTGCAGGCCAATGTGACGGGGGCGTTCGGAGTAATGCTGGGCTTGTTTACCCGCCTCAGTGCCCTGCTGGTGGTGGGAGTCACCCTGGTGGGTCTGGTAGTAGTACATGCTCACGACCCTTGGTCAGTAAAGGACGTGCCATTGATGTATTCGCTAGCCTTTGGCCTGGTGACAGTACGGGGCGGAGGTCGGTACGCTATTGACCACCGACTCTACCGCTGGGTACGATCTGCGGTCCGCAGTCGGAACGTTCGGCAAGTCCAAGAAGCCTGA
- a CDS encoding alginate export family protein, which produces MFVGLLWVTSLSATAQETALPPLQMLRAEEDYLLLGDDHFQPKNFWERLKYIPLSSRKDHFLSIGGEVRHQYEFFENNNWGAGIQDHSGWWLQRYMAHADLHLGNFRLFGQLQSGALLFASPEPRGIDRDDLGLFQAFGEYRAPMSTNTSLTLRVGRQELWYGARRLISVREGPNLRQSFDVAKVVWEHQNLQLDAFYGYYIDNEFGFFDNQRLTDEQIWGGYLVWKQLNRGKTNADLYYIGFESPFRTFEENLNLDNFLETRHSVGIRWWKDAGNFQFNNEAVYQFGNATVGDIRAYTLSFDVNYQWKDGLFSPKLDLQTEIISGDRELGDGRLETFNALYPRGAYFGLIALIGPANLIDVHPAVYLSVSKSISLMADWDVFWRHQIADGVYGPNALLERAGSTSSERYLGHQPGFELAYEPHRYWQFALEGSWFVAGDFFRQTGSGENVLHFIVTSRFKI; this is translated from the coding sequence GTGTTCGTTGGACTTCTGTGGGTTACTAGCCTTTCGGCAACGGCCCAGGAGACCGCCTTGCCTCCCCTACAGATGTTGCGGGCCGAAGAAGACTACCTCCTGCTGGGCGATGACCACTTTCAACCGAAAAACTTCTGGGAGCGCCTCAAGTACATTCCGCTATCTTCCCGTAAGGATCACTTTCTTAGCATAGGAGGCGAGGTGCGGCACCAGTACGAATTTTTTGAGAACAATAACTGGGGGGCCGGTATTCAGGACCATTCAGGCTGGTGGTTGCAACGATATATGGCCCATGCTGATCTCCACTTGGGTAATTTCAGACTATTCGGACAGCTTCAATCCGGGGCGCTTCTTTTTGCCTCCCCCGAACCACGGGGCATTGATCGGGATGATTTAGGATTGTTCCAGGCCTTTGGGGAATACCGGGCACCCATGAGTACGAACACTTCGCTCACACTGCGGGTAGGTCGCCAGGAACTATGGTACGGAGCCAGAAGGCTTATTTCGGTGAGAGAAGGGCCTAACCTAAGGCAGAGTTTTGATGTAGCTAAAGTCGTTTGGGAGCACCAAAACCTTCAACTCGATGCATTCTATGGCTATTACATCGACAATGAGTTCGGGTTCTTTGATAACCAACGCCTAACGGACGAACAGATTTGGGGAGGCTATTTGGTCTGGAAGCAGCTAAATAGAGGTAAAACGAATGCCGACCTGTATTACATTGGGTTTGAAAGTCCGTTTCGAACCTTCGAGGAAAATCTCAATCTGGATAACTTTTTGGAAACACGTCATTCCGTAGGCATACGATGGTGGAAGGATGCCGGAAACTTTCAGTTTAACAATGAAGCAGTGTATCAGTTTGGCAATGCTACGGTCGGAGATATTCGAGCGTATACGCTTTCGTTTGATGTCAATTATCAATGGAAAGACGGGTTGTTCTCTCCAAAACTCGATCTCCAGACTGAGATCATCAGTGGAGACCGTGAGCTTGGTGACGGTCGTCTGGAAACATTCAACGCGCTTTACCCCCGAGGGGCTTACTTCGGGCTGATTGCCCTTATTGGCCCCGCCAATCTCATTGATGTACACCCTGCCGTTTATCTGAGCGTTAGTAAATCCATTTCCTTAATGGCCGATTGGGACGTCTTTTGGCGCCATCAAATAGCGGATGGTGTCTACGGCCCAAATGCCCTGCTTGAGCGGGCCGGATCGACCTCTAGTGAAAGGTACTTGGGGCATCAACCGGGGTTTGAGCTGGCCTACGAACCTCACCGCTACTGGCAATTTGCTTTGGAGGGTTCGTGGTTCGTCGCGGGTGACTTCTTCCGGCAGACTGGTTCAGGGGAGAACGTACTTCACTTTATCGTTACCAGTAGATTTAAAATATAA
- a CDS encoding adenylate/guanylate cyclase domain-containing protein gives MAQRLGFPPHLRLACQTKATRGEVVLKRPVLDHIDLKIILSANSRDISKSIGQEQRVAVVFTDMVGFTSFSAGIPYYDVAHLLNRYFHQMGEVVGEHHGQIIDYYGDGFLCVFGGYNKGTCPALMATKAALAMQEAMFQLNKYFMLLYGKIVQIRCGIAYGQAILGWLGAREAEKYSVVGEVVNAASRIEQYNKKLGTHLLVSDTVFEKIEDRAITGKVEKGATLRGLDKDYTLYEVLKLKDLT, from the coding sequence ATGGCGCAACGTTTAGGATTTCCTCCCCACCTTCGGTTGGCCTGTCAGACGAAAGCGACCCGCGGCGAGGTGGTGCTAAAGCGTCCCGTTTTGGATCACATTGATCTAAAGATCATCCTGTCTGCCAACTCGCGAGATATTTCCAAGTCTATCGGACAGGAGCAACGTGTTGCCGTGGTTTTTACCGACATGGTGGGCTTTACTAGTTTCTCCGCCGGAATACCGTATTACGATGTTGCTCATTTGCTCAATAGGTATTTTCATCAAATGGGTGAAGTAGTGGGAGAGCATCACGGACAAATTATTGACTACTATGGCGATGGATTTTTGTGTGTATTCGGTGGCTACAACAAAGGAACTTGTCCGGCACTCATGGCGACAAAGGCTGCCCTAGCTATGCAGGAAGCGATGTTTCAGCTAAATAAATACTTCATGCTGCTCTACGGCAAAATAGTACAAATACGATGCGGTATAGCTTATGGCCAAGCGATATTGGGTTGGCTGGGAGCCCGTGAAGCAGAGAAGTATTCGGTAGTAGGAGAAGTGGTGAATGCGGCCAGCAGAATCGAGCAGTACAACAAAAAGCTAGGCACGCATCTGCTGGTATCGGATACTGTTTTTGAGAAAATCGAAGACCGTGCAATCACGGGTAAAGTAGAAAAAGGTGCCACGCTGAGAGGCTTGGACAAAGACTATACACTCTATGAAGTACTCAAATTAAAAGACTTGACATGA
- a CDS encoding sensor histidine kinase, which yields MSTFVSHHQDQWFTLIHDLCNPVSNIQAIHGLLQKELVSDHGSRSQELLDMLQVCCAEAEQLLTGLMRRTVGEASDPLSLQKTSLCACLEDFIPRYEAMATQRGHTFQASLEEKQSCVLIDENSFPRILNNLFSNALKFTPAPGTIRLSTRQFGNTVQISLEDTGVGIPSSLITSLFTLGKSASRPGVRQEASYGMGLRIVCRLTHQHHGTVTVDSTVGQGSRFTIHLPLLDR from the coding sequence ATGTCTACGTTTGTTTCCCATCATCAAGATCAGTGGTTCACGCTTATTCACGACCTTTGCAATCCGGTGAGCAACATCCAGGCGATTCACGGTCTATTGCAAAAGGAATTGGTTTCCGACCACGGTTCCCGTAGCCAAGAACTGCTCGATATGTTGCAAGTGTGCTGTGCGGAGGCTGAGCAATTGCTTACCGGTTTGATGCGGCGAACCGTAGGAGAAGCCTCTGATCCGCTATCTTTGCAAAAAACAAGCCTTTGTGCCTGCCTGGAAGACTTTATCCCTCGCTACGAAGCGATGGCTACCCAGCGCGGCCATACGTTTCAAGCTTCTCTGGAGGAAAAGCAAAGCTGCGTTCTTATTGACGAGAATAGCTTTCCTCGTATCCTCAACAACCTATTTAGTAATGCGCTTAAGTTCACCCCGGCTCCCGGTACTATCCGGTTAAGCACCCGACAATTTGGTAATACCGTACAGATCAGTCTGGAAGATACAGGTGTGGGTATACCTTCGTCGTTAATCACGAGTCTGTTTACGTTGGGAAAATCTGCTTCTCGCCCCGGCGTACGACAGGAGGCATCGTACGGGATGGGTTTACGGATTGTTTGCCGATTGACGCATCAGCACCACGGCACCGTTACGGTAGACAGTACCGTAGGACAAGGAAGTCGGTTTACTATTCATCTGCCTCTACTCGACCGTTAA
- a CDS encoding YceI family protein → MSTHSQKVTWHIDPEYSSIHFKIRHSGLATLSGSFDQFEGTVETENDQFAKADIRANVEVASINTGSADRDAQLRSADLLQADRYPYITFISKGLVADGSRTLLKGQLTIGDQTRPVTFRAYVGGTRIDPSGCRKAHIELSGTVHREAFDLEWRGAFEKAPRVMSDTIEVLMRIQLVLV, encoded by the coding sequence ATGAGCACTCATTCACAGAAAGTCACCTGGCATATTGATCCTGAATATTCGAGTATTCACTTCAAAATCAGGCACTCGGGGCTGGCTACTTTAAGCGGAAGCTTTGACCAGTTTGAGGGTACTGTAGAAACAGAAAACGATCAGTTCGCTAAAGCGGATATCCGGGCAAATGTAGAGGTAGCCAGCATCAACACTGGCTCGGCGGATCGTGATGCCCAGTTACGGTCCGCCGATCTTTTACAAGCCGACCGCTATCCTTATATCACCTTTATCAGCAAGGGCTTAGTCGCCGACGGTAGCCGGACATTGCTGAAAGGTCAACTAACCATCGGTGACCAGACCCGGCCGGTGACCTTCCGAGCGTACGTTGGTGGTACTCGAATTGACCCTTCCGGATGTAGAAAGGCTCATATTGAGCTATCCGGCACCGTGCATCGGGAAGCGTTTGACCTGGAGTGGCGGGGTGCGTTCGAGAAAGCCCCGCGGGTAATGAGCGATACGATAGAGGTTCTGATGAGAATACAGTTGGTTTTGGTATAA
- a CDS encoding SphA family protein, with amino-acid sequence MITLRYFFLLLLSGTSISVGWTQDPVQPALNLGLTGMLDGAPPATGLFYFSYLEHYAADELVTPGGRIPIDLDATVWLHQLSYISEKKVLGGHLGSTALFPIVRLQGSGQVGTDGDGQPVMLTENPGIAGDLVITPLIQWFDKRLFGKPFFHRFEPSWIIPVGSYNPSYLLNPGSNHVSFQPFYAFTLFLSDRWALSQRHHYVYHFENPGNNWQTGQAYYGVYSVEYRLDPAFWVALQGYALHQLTEDRVHGEISSAAIRERIAAVGPSINYFIKGWVIGIKTQVEFAAQGRPEGIRSRIRVAKSLTSRQ; translated from the coding sequence ATGATCACACTACGCTACTTCTTTTTATTGCTCCTCAGCGGCACCTCCATATCGGTGGGCTGGACCCAAGATCCGGTGCAACCTGCGCTAAATCTGGGGCTAACCGGAATGTTGGATGGTGCTCCACCCGCTACCGGTCTGTTTTATTTTAGCTACCTGGAGCATTACGCCGCTGACGAATTGGTCACTCCGGGCGGACGGATACCTATCGACCTGGATGCAACAGTGTGGCTGCATCAGCTCTCCTACATTTCGGAAAAGAAGGTGCTGGGCGGTCACCTGGGGAGTACGGCACTTTTTCCGATAGTGCGATTGCAGGGAAGCGGACAGGTAGGCACCGATGGGGACGGACAGCCGGTGATGCTCACGGAAAACCCCGGTATCGCGGGCGACCTGGTGATTACGCCACTGATTCAGTGGTTTGATAAACGGCTGTTCGGTAAACCCTTTTTTCATCGGTTTGAACCCTCCTGGATTATTCCGGTAGGCAGCTACAACCCGTCGTATTTGCTCAACCCCGGTAGCAACCACGTTTCCTTTCAGCCCTTCTACGCCTTCACGCTGTTTCTGAGCGACCGCTGGGCCCTGTCGCAGCGGCACCACTACGTCTACCATTTCGAGAATCCCGGAAATAATTGGCAAACCGGACAGGCTTACTACGGAGTGTATTCGGTAGAGTACCGACTTGATCCGGCCTTTTGGGTAGCCCTTCAGGGATACGCGCTGCACCAGCTTACCGAAGATCGTGTTCACGGTGAGATTTCCTCTGCCGCTATCCGCGAGCGAATAGCCGCGGTAGGCCCATCCATCAACTATTTTATCAAGGGGTGGGTGATTGGCATCAAAACCCAAGTAGAGTTTGCCGCCCAGGGACGCCCCGAAGGAATACGGAGCCGGATTCGTGTGGCAAAATCACTGACGAGCCGACAATAA